Within Vicia villosa cultivar HV-30 ecotype Madison, WI linkage group LG1, Vvil1.0, whole genome shotgun sequence, the genomic segment TGAGTATGTGAGGTTGGGGGTTGAGTATTTTAAAAAGCAACATGATTTGACTAAGTTTCAAGATATTCATGATATAGGGAGTGGTGAAGAGGTGTCTTTTTAtcgaaatcctaatttaggggtGGTTAGTTGGTTGGAATTACCAATTTATGGAATGGATTTTGGATGGGGAAAAGAGATTTATATGGGGCCAGGATTTCATGAAGAACTTGAGGGAGACTCGTTGATTCTTCCTAGTCCTCATGATGATGGGTCTTTGTTGATTTATATGTGTCTGCAAGAGGACCATATGGATAAATTTAAGAGACATTTTTATCAAGGTGCTGAGTTTGAATTCCTTCAAGGACGATTGTAAAAGAATTATTTATGGCAGTTAAATTTTCTCTTTCAACGATGTTATATCTTGTTATTAGTGATTTTGTTCATCTATTAAGAGAAGTgaatttttaatacttttttatAGGGGTGAAATAAACCTCtaaaaatttgaaaatgacattcggagatgcattttcgaacgcactcaatattttatttttaggaaaTTTTTGAATATGTGTATCTGAaataattcaatattttgtcTTAAGATTTTTTAGAAGTGAATATCCAAACTAATAGAACGTTAAGAATTGTTTATAATCAAAGTGCATcaattgtattaattataatacataaaatacaaCTTAAAATAACTAATATGGTCTCATTAAACACATATTATaatacataaaatattttttcaataaaagagAAATTAAGACAAAATTCTCTTAATTAAGAATGAATGTTGTCAATACTGCTTCATCTTCTCTACTCAATCAAGTGTCTCTTTATATTCTTCTATGGGTAAAAAAATTCTTGCTTTCAAACCATTAACCTTTTATGTATAAAACTCTCATTTTgataaaattcccaaaactttcaatgtataaaataaaaatctcaTATTTCTCCACCTGCGAATGATTTCAAAATTAAGTAACCCTGTCACTACAATTCATGTTATAACATGATTCTAGAGGAGGAAAACCTTCTACAAATTCATATCCCTTAATTGTTttcaacaaaaaataaaactcaacACAGAAAACCCAAAAATAGAGCCTAATTTAAAGTCATAAATAATAGAACATCTGTCATGAAAACTATTTGGATTGTTAGCGCCTGAGATATGGATGAATACAAGAGCCTTCAACAAAAATGATAGATACAAAAAGGCCATTGAAGAATCTCATAACAAATAAGTCATGTAATACTGATTGGTGAATTCTAATTAGAtgacagtatatatatatatatatatatatatatatatatatatatatatatatatatatatatatatatatatatatatatatatatatatatatatatatatatatatatatatatatatatatatatatatatatatatatatatatatatatatatatatggtttggtaATTTAACTGATATTGTTGTCTGTACAGCtcaaaatatataacaaattCTTACCTACATAAACCATTCAAGACTTTACTAAAAGAGTTGTCCTGACTATTGAATAGAAATATGATTGAAATTTTACGAAGGCTCTCATAGTTATCGATCGGtaaatcataaaatatttcatCATGATTTGATTTCTTGCTAGAGGTAAATTACTATTTTTCTAGTACACAAAATAATAGTCCAAGCTCTTTTCTGAATGACAAATTTatactaaaacaaaataattaaatattacaaaTACAGATACTCCCtgctgttttcaaaacattcaatTTACAACTTTGACAGAGTCTCCAGCTCAAGATCTTCATAAAAATGTCTTTTAAAGGCATCCATATAGACCTCTTGCAAGCAAATATAAATCATCAAAGATCCATCATCATGAGAACTAGGAAGAATGAATGATTCTCCTTCAAGCATGTCATGTATTCCTGGCTCCATATAAAGCTCATTCCCCCATCCAAAATCAAGTTTGTGAAATGGCAATGTCAACCAACTAACCActcctaaattaggattttgataAAAAGGCACAATATTACCACTCACAATCTCATGAAGATTTTGAAAGTTAGTCAAATCATCTAGCTTCTTTAAGTACTCAGTCATCAACCtcacatattcatcattcattttCTCAATTGTTTCCTTTATCTTACTTGAAGCATACCCTAATGGCTTAGAGATCAAATCACCAGCAAGACTAGTAGCCATTAGATCATATACAGCATTTCCAAAATACTCTTTTGGTAAACTAGGTTTCACACGACTTCTCCAGTCAACAATGACACCGAGCATGGTTGGTTGCTCATTTTTATGCCCTCTAGCTTTACATGCACTTCTCCACATATGACCGGCTATCGTTTCATATCTTGAAAAACCTCGATCATTACTATGTTTATTCCAACTCTCATTCGCTATTTTTCTCAACTTTTCAACTTGTgctttatttaatttgattttttccaCCCTtgtttttttcttgctttcttcaaCCTTACCATCTGAATTTCCCAACAAAACCGGAGGTTCATTAAACTTCCACTCATTAACACTATTGCATGGTTTCTTACCATGTAACATGGTTCTATCAAGACATGGAACCCTTTTCAAAGGCTCTCCCCGTGCAAGCTGAGCCCACTCATTGAGAAAATGCGACGTACTTTGTCCATCGACAACAGCATGTGAGATTAACACACTAATGCTAATGTCACCACATTTGAATTTGGTGAGTTGAATCAAAAGCAAAGGAAGCTCGTGAATTGGGAGCGTGTAGTCAACGTGCGGGAAAAGGTAACGATAGTAAttgtttgaagaagatgaaaagtcACCTAGATCAGATAATGTTGATGAGGATTCTGCTTCAATGAACTCAACACCCTTTGCGTTGCATTCCAAGTCAAAACGAAAATTTTCTTTCGATCGTAAACGACCAGCAAGTAGATAAAAATGCATCAAAACTCTACTTAGTGAGTGTTTCAAAATGGTGGCAATTTTAGTGGGGGAGGTAAGCCAGTTTTGTGGGGGGCGGTAAAAGTAAAGAAGTGGAACATGGGTCATGAATCCAACTTGATCACATTCTGTTAATGATATACAGCCACTCCATGTTGGTTCTATTGGTTTCACAGTGTAACAACCTTTCAAAGTTATAGCTGATGACATGGTTGATTTAATGTTTCTTTCACAATAGTTTTGATGCATTTATTTGTGAGACTTACGAGTTCAATATAGGTGTCTTTTATATACTAGTATGAGGTTGGAATATTTGAAATATCATTTTTGTACTATCTATAAGTTCTATTTATCTTTCTAATAAATATGAAacaatgaagtgaaaataaatagacccattaatgaaaattttaaattttagacacttattattataataaaatttcgtgttaatttaaataaaatttatttattaatatatattttttataattatcacATTTGCCTTTAGTTGAAATTTGAAGCCAGCTGGGGCGCATGTAATGTATATATCTTAAATCATGCTATTAATTACAAGTCTCCAATAATTTCCGACATAGTTTTTGTACTTTTGTCTTTTGCATTTTTCTTGTATCAATTTAAAACCACAAAATATCTTTATTCCTCTCAACTAAGCGGAGCATCATTGTACGTACATGTGTCATTTTTTCTTACCAATAAGTGAATAGAAAAAAAGCACGCTGACACATAGGACGTTCTCTTCTGCTTTTCCCATGTGCTAGCTGGCTTCAAAGTTTTAACAAGTGTGATACGGACGCACGGGTATCCGCTATGGCTTTGTTATTGTGTtcaatattaatattattgtagAGGTAAATGTCTTAATAATAggtgtaaaatatagaaattttttttcaataggtTGTACAAAAGTTTgagatattttgatcaataaacatcattttcccgtaaatatttaatattttgatcagtaacttaatgttcccgttaatattcaatattttgatcagtaatttatgttctcgttaatattgaatattttattcaataacttcatgttcttgttaatattaaatattttgatcagtaatttcatgttccggttaatatttattattttgatcagtaacttcgtgttcccgttaacaTTCCAAATTTGTTCTCGCTAGTATTCAAAAAATtcatcagtaacttaatgtttacgttaatattcaaaattttgatcattaacttcgtattcccgttaatattcaatattttgtcaataacttcgtgttcccgttaatattcattattttgatcaataacttcgtgttcccgttaatatccaaaatttgttcccgttataTTCAAAATGTTGATCAGTAAGttaatgtttctgttaatattcaaaattttgatcagtaacttcgtgctcccgttatttttcaatattttaatcaataactttgtaCTGCTGTTAAttctcaatattttgattaataactccGTGtgcccgttaatattcaatattttgatcaatgaaCTTCattttcccattaatattcaatattttgatcaataatttcatgttcccgttaatattcaatatttttattagtaatttcatgttctcgttaatattctaTACTTCGCtcagtaactttatgtttccgttaatattcaatattttgatcaataactttatgtTCCCACTAATATTCTATAATATGAATTTAGGGTGGTTAGCATGCAAGAATTTCTCTCTCAACTTTGTCAATTTGATCAAAACGTGTTACATGTGTCATTTTTTGTCACCAATCaatgaatagaaaaaaaaaacacgcTGACACATAGGACGTACTCTTCTGCTTTTCCCATGTGCACCCTATGTGCATCAGCTGGCTTCAAAGTCCTAACCAAAAAATCATTGTACGTTCtccgttttattttatttttattatttattataatttgatgAATTTTCAATATTTCTTATGTAGTTACTTAATGTGGACTAcaaaaatttataattgttttgGTCGTTTTCGATATTATCCACATGTGAGGATATttgcaattttttctttttgaaaatatattttatttaggttGAGATATATGATGTTGTTTATAAATTACACttagttttaattttcacacaatATGTCATTTCggttcataacaccaaaaacatgataatgaaatgagtatagattaTTGATCcattatgaaattttttatactgatatttatattttctctcaaacgaattatttatatttataactcaataatttgttgttgttatacAAAACGAATTGATGGAAAACTAATTgaattaaataatcaaaaaattaatcaaaaaatttaaaatatcaattataaaaaatactttttacattttaaaaatctgtaatttaattattaaaaaatttaatataaattttaaaaacaacaaTACAAAATATTTCACAAGATAAATGAGATTTGTATTTCCTTCGCAAATTTTAAAGTAGGTCGATAAATTATCGTCTCAAACAATCTTGAGTGATTAATAGAATACACAAAcatcaataaaaaaattcaattgtaTGAGATTCAGATCCTCTCATGTTTTTATCATGCTCTAATCTCATCCATTGATCTATTTTTCTCTTTGTCATTTGTagtattgtttttttttggtgttaCAATCAACCATTAGATTAGGAAAAGGAGAGAGAGATCTCAATTGTATGTTAGCctgattataaattattattggaGAAGTTTGAGAGATGAAGCTAATTCAAGTAGTTAAGTGGTAGTTAGAATGGTTTCCAAGTTGAGATATATTTTATTTAGGTTGAGATATATGAATGTTGTTTATAAATTACACttagttttaattttcacacaatATGTCACTTGGGTTCATAACACCAAAGACATGATAATGAAATGAGCATAGACTATTGATCCATTGTGCAATTTTTTATACtggtatttatttatattttctcgATCCATTGTCCAATTTTTTAtactcatatttatttatttttctctcatattttattaatatgaacaaattatttatatttataactcaatgatttgttgttgttatacgAAACGAATTGATGGAAAACtaattgaattaaataattataaaattaatcaaaaaatttaaaatatcaattatgaaaaatattttttacattttaaaaatctggaatttaattattaaaaaatttaatattaattttaataacaaCAATACAAAATATTTTCACAAGATAAATGAGGTTTGTATTTCCTTCGCAAATTTCAAAATAGGTCGATAAATTATCGTCTCAAACAATCTTGAGTGATCAATAGAATACACAAAcatcaataaaaaaattcaattgtaTGGGATTTGGATCCTCTCAGACCCTTTCTTTCATGTTTTTATCATGCTCTAATCTCATCCATTGATCCATTATAGCTCACAAACGAAGGCTCGTTTCCATCAACTCAGGTTAGAGTTGACAAtactacaaataatattttttatgacaaAGCTTTCACCTCGAACATGATAAAAACCGAGAGTATAGTTCTTGGGTGCACCACGTTTACCTAAACTAAAACTATGAACTCTATATTTTGGGAGTCCTCAATAACGGCgctaaaaacttgatcggtaaattaACAAGGGTACTAATCGGCCAAACTAGTAATAATGGGAAATCccaaagtatcgatctcgaggactgcgtgGTGAGATATTGTAATAGTTTCAATTCAACTAAACAAAAGTAATTGGGGGTTTTGATTGAGAATTTTTTTGCTATAGAGAAATAAAACAATAAGTAAATGTAAACAAAGCAATTGAAAATATTTATGTCTATGTGAGTGAACACGCTAGGGAAGGTGTATGATTGGACCCATTTATAATTCTCACATGatctttcaaaaacatcttttttaactattaattaccgattcttaagggtgtttactcctaagtccttagtgagcaaCCTTTAATCATTCAACCTAGTTCCTATGTCTATAGTGAATTACAGATGAAATTAAGCATTTATTTATCAAGAAAAGTTCGGTTCCTATAGGGTATCTCTAGTCCTATGTGATATTTACTATAAAATACTTTCAATTGAGCGTTAACATTGATAGTCATGCCTAACTATTAACTGTAAATCAATCTCAATTTTTCTGAAAGAGAAATCATTAGGTACCATATGCGTATGGACtagctcatacgcgtatgggctgtGACCCGTTTCTTTCCCCTTTCTACTATTACGCGTATCAGCCAAGGTGACATTGGATGGGCCATACGCGTATTGCCTCCCTTATACGCGTATTGCCTCCCTTATACGCGTATGGGCAGTAGGTCTTGAAAATCCTCTTTTTTCTTCTAATCATGCGTTATGGCCCATATTTTTCTCTGATcatctttcttttgtttcttcagAGCTGCATACAACATGAAAACTATACCAAACACATAAAAATAGTCAAGAAAGACTCAAACCATGACAAATAAAGGCTTGACACAAACTGAATAAAAAATAACCCTAAACTACGACACAAGTACATCAATTCACCTGTTTTTGACGTCTAAATGATGATAATTATAACACAAATGGTGATTGATCACCTTCTTTACTTATCGTTGGATACGAGAGTTAGCATAAACAATAAGACGGATACACCCATCAGGTACATATCTACTCAACCTACTATGAGGTTAATTGATCACTAAGGGTCATAAACATTGAGATATTCTCAAAACACTTACTTTGATCATTGTCGTTGATATTTACCATCATCGTACAATATTGAAATTACAATCATCATTGGTattgcttttaattttgattGTTTACCAATTTGTGTGTAgaatatattatttgatttattgtgTGTTTGTATTCTTCTCCATTATGTGAATTTATCTGCATTGTTGTTATAGCATTGTTATTGTAATTCAATTGTAATTATATGTTCTATTCGTATTCATTCGCTTCGGCTATTTAAGTCACCATACCTTTGAGAAACGTCTGGATTCGTTGATTTAGTTGTTATAGTCTATGTTTATGTCTTCCTTTGAGCCTAACAATTAGTTGTACGTTAAAATTAAAAGTGTTACTTGAATCACAAGTTATAACACTTGAATCAAGGCTGCAAGGATGTATGATTTGAATTATACATATGTGTGACTCGATTCTTGAGGAATCATAAGGTGAGATTTGGCTCTGCCTCATTTGAGTTGAATCAAAGGTAagtgtgatttgaatcacaacTTTTTTGAATAGAATAATGAGGTATACATGACTTGAATCATggcctctttcacctctttccaTCCTTTGATTTAAGTTGATTATATCTTTAATTCGAATAATTACTTTATGATTTGATAAAAACCTTTTGTCTACGTTAGTTGAGAGTAGAATTCTCAAGATAGTGTCTTTCCTCTTACACAATTAttcatctttctctttttttgtcAATAAGAGAGTATGTGTAAACCTTAAGATAAAACTCAGAAAAAGTGTGAGGAAACACATTTCTTAGATCATGGTTGTTCTTGTGTTCTTGTTGAAGATCAAGAAACCCAAAGAAAATGAAGTGATTGATCAATTAAGTGATAGAATTGATCAATCTTAGAACAATCACCAAGGTACCTAGAAACCCATTTTTTCAAGAATCTTAAAAGAACCTATAGTGTGTTTTTCCTTCACCTACACCTAGTTTCTTATTGATATCTTGTGGTTAACCTCCTAGAATGTGGATCTTGTGAATTTTAGTTATGTGTGTGTGATTCATTagatactattcatcatctttaaTCTTTATCAAAAATCATTGTTGTGGACCTCCAACTCTAACGATTGAG encodes:
- the LOC131606698 gene encoding spermidine hydroxycinnamoyl transferase-like; the encoded protein is MHQNYCERNIKSTMSSAITLKGCYTVKPIEPTWSGCISLTECDQVGFMTHVPLLYFYRPPQNWLTSPTKIATILKHSLSRVLMHFYLLAGRLRSKENFRFDLECNAKGVEFIEAESSSTLSDLGDFSSSSNNYYRYLFPHVDYTLPIHELPLLLIQLTKFKCGDISISVLISHAVVDGQSTSHFLNEWAQLARGEPLKRVPCLDRTMLHGKKPCNSVNEWKFNEPPVLLGNSDGKVEESKKKTRVEKIKLNKAQVEKLRKIANESWNKHSNDRGFSRYETIAGHMWRSACKARGHKNEQPTMLGVIVDWRSRVKPSLPKEYFGNAVYDLMATSLAGDLISKPLGYASSKIKETIEKMNDEYVRLMTEYLKKLDDLTNFQNLHEIVSGNIVPFYQNPNLGVVSWLTLPFHKLDFGWGNELYMEPGIHDMLEGESFILPSSHDDGSLMIYICLQEVYMDAFKRHFYEDLELETLSKL